A single genomic interval of Macadamia integrifolia cultivar HAES 741 chromosome 6, SCU_Mint_v3, whole genome shotgun sequence harbors:
- the LOC122081779 gene encoding elongation factor 1-alpha-like → MGKEKTHINIVVIGHVDSGKSTTTGHLIYKLGGIDKRVIERFEKEAAEMNKRSFKYAWVLDKLKAERERGITIDIALWKFETTKYYCTVIDAPGHRDFIKNMITGTSQADCAVLIIDSTTGGFEAGISKDGQTREHALLAFTLGVKQMICCCNKMDATTPKYSKARYDEIVKEVSSYLKKVGYNPDKIPFVPISGFEGDNMIERSTNLDWYKGPTLLEALDMISEPKRPSDKPLRLPLQDVYKIGGIGTVPVGRVETGILKPGMVVTFGPSGLTTEVKSVEMHHEALQEAHPGDNVGFNVKNVSVKDIKRGNVASDSKNDPAKEAANFTSQVIIMNHPGQIGNGYAPVLDCHTSHIAVKFAEILTKIDRRSGKELEKEPKFLKNGDAGMVKMLPTKPMVVETFSEYPPLGRFAVRDMRQTVAVGVIKSVEKKEPSGAKVTKSAAKKGK, encoded by the exons ATGGGTAAGGAGAAGACCCACATCAACATTGTGGTCATTGGCCACGTCGACTCTGGGAAGTCGACTACCACCGGTCATCTTATCTACAAGCTTGGAGGTATTGACAAGCGTGTGATTGAGAGGTTTGAGAAGGAGGCTGCTGAGATGAACAAGAGGTCATTCAAGTACGCCTGGGTGCTTGACAAGCTAAAGGCTGAGCGTGAGCGTGGTATAACCATTGATATTGCCCTTTGGAAGTTCGAGACCACCAAGTACTACTGCACTGTGATTGATGCTCCTGGACATCGTGACTTCATCAAGAACATGATCACAGGTACCTCACAGGCTGACTGTGCTGTCCTTATCATTGATTCCACTACTGGTGGTTTTGAGGCTGGTATCTCAAAGGATGGGCAGACCCGTGAGCACGCCCTGCTTGCTTTCACCCTCGGTGTCAAGCAAATGATATGTTGCTGCAACAAG ATGGACGCCACCACCCCCAAGTACTCCAAGGCGAGGTATGATGAAATCGTGAAGGAAGTCTCTTCCTACCTGAAGAAGGTCGGCTACAACCCTGACAAGATCCCATTTGTCCCCATCTCTGGGTTTGAGGGTGACAACATGATTGAGAGGTCTACCAACCTTGATTGGTACAAGGGCCCAACCCTTCTTGAAGCTCTGGACATGATCTCAGAGCCCAAGAGGCCTTCGGACAAGCCCCTGCGTCTCCCTCTTCAGGATGTCTACAAGATTGGTGGTATTGGAACTGTCCCAGTGGGGCGTGTGGAGACTGGTATTCTGAAGCCTGGTATGGTGGTAACCTTTGGTCCCAGCGGACTGACTACTGAAGTTAAGTCTGTTGAGATGCACCATGAGGCTCTCCAGGAGGCCCATCCCGGTGACAATGTTGGTTTCAATGTCAAGAATGTTTCTGTGAAGGATATCAAGCGAGGTAATGTTGCCTCGGATTCCAAGAACGATCCTGCCAAGGAGGCTGCAAACTTCACCTCCCAGGTCATCATCATGAACCACCCAGGCCAGATCGGGAATGGCTATGCCCCAGTGCTTGATTGCCACACCTCTCACATTGCTGTGAAGTTTGCCGAGATCCTGACCAAGATTGACAGGCGATCTGGTAAGGAGCTCGAGAAGGAGCCCAAGTTCTTAAAGAACGGTGATGCTGGTATGGTTAAGATGCTTCCAACCAAGCCCATGGTGGTGGAGACCTTCTCAGAATACCCACCTCTAGGACGTTTTGCTGTTAGGGACATGCGCCAGACTGTGGCTGTTGGTGTGATCAAGAGTGTGGAGAAGAAGGAACCCAGCGGTGCGAAGGTCACCAAATCTGCTGCAAAGAAAGGAAAGTGA